A window of Patescibacteria group bacterium contains these coding sequences:
- a CDS encoding serine hydroxymethyltransferase: MKLASYDPDLSAALNRELARQREGLEMIPSENFVSEAVLEALGCVATNKYAEGYVGKRYYGGCQFIDEMETLAIERAKLLFGAEHVNVQPLSGAPANLAAYSALLKPGDTILGMDLSHGGHLTHGHPVTFMAGIYNFIRYKTTPEGTLDYDNLRTMALEHKPKMILVGYSAYSREIDYARVKAIADEVGALTMADIAHIAGLIAAGEMANPVPLFDIVTTTTHKTLRGPRGGMIMCKAIHQKAVDKAVFPGLQGGPHENAIAAKAVAFKEALEPSFKEYARQIRKNAKVLEEEFLNRGYTLCFGGTDNHLLLIDVTQKGVTGKQAQHALDLAGITVNKNAIPDDPRGPMDPSGIRLGTPAITTRGMKEGEMRQVADWIDRALMGWQDEAGLAAIRAEVKALTDRFPLYPGIAY; this comes from the coding sequence ATGAAACTGGCCTCCTACGACCCCGACCTGTCCGCCGCGCTCAACCGGGAGCTTGCCCGGCAACGCGAAGGGCTTGAGATGATCCCGTCCGAGAATTTCGTTTCCGAAGCGGTGCTCGAGGCGCTCGGCTGCGTGGCCACCAACAAGTACGCGGAAGGATACGTCGGCAAGCGCTACTACGGCGGCTGCCAGTTCATCGACGAGATGGAAACGCTCGCGATCGAACGCGCGAAACTCCTGTTCGGCGCCGAACACGTGAACGTGCAGCCGCTCTCCGGCGCGCCAGCGAACCTCGCCGCGTACTCGGCGCTGCTCAAGCCCGGCGACACGATCCTTGGCATGGACCTGTCGCACGGCGGGCATCTCACCCATGGGCATCCTGTCACGTTCATGGCCGGCATCTACAACTTCATCCGCTACAAGACCACGCCGGAAGGGACGCTCGACTATGACAACCTCCGGACGATGGCACTAGAGCACAAGCCCAAGATGATCCTGGTCGGCTACAGCGCCTACTCGCGCGAGATCGATTACGCCCGGGTGAAGGCGATCGCCGACGAGGTGGGTGCGCTCACCATGGCGGACATCGCACACATCGCCGGGCTCATTGCCGCCGGTGAGATGGCGAATCCTGTTCCGTTGTTCGACATCGTCACGACGACGACGCACAAGACGCTGCGCGGCCCGCGCGGCGGGATGATCATGTGCAAGGCGATCCACCAGAAGGCCGTGGACAAGGCCGTGTTCCCGGGGCTCCAAGGCGGACCCCACGAGAACGCGATCGCGGCCAAGGCGGTGGCATTCAAGGAAGCGCTCGAGCCGTCGTTCAAGGAGTACGCCAGGCAGATCAGGAAAAACGCGAAGGTGCTCGAGGAGGAATTCCTGAATCGCGGCTACACGCTGTGCTTTGGCGGGACCGACAACCACCTGTTGCTCATCGACGTCACGCAGAAGGGCGTGACCGGCAAACAGGCGCAGCACGCCCTCGACCTCGCCGGCATCACGGTCAACAAGAACGCGATCCCCGATGACCCGCGCGGCCCCATGGATCCCTCCGGCATCCGCCTGGGCACCCCGGCCATCACCACCCGCGGCATGAAGGAGGGGGAGATGCGCCAAGTGGCGGATTGGATTGACCGCGCGCTCATGGGCTGGCAAGACGAAGCGGGACTCGCCGCGATCCGCGCCGAAGTGAAAGCGCTCACCGACCGGTTCCCGCTCTATCCGGGCATCGCCTACTGA
- a CDS encoding penicillin-binding protein → MSRFRFTKRQAIAAAVACLATVFGFALWSVVPTLGAPPLPVPTTVLASDGSVLYEANASDEETAAPVALDAMPPRLIEAVLAAEDKRFYAHHGIDWLALARAAKDDVVAGRVVSGGSTIEQQIIKNQFFPGEPRTVIQKARELVAARWWSLTHAKDATLERYLNSVYLGNNVSGVQAASREYFHKEATDLSLPEAALLAGVIGAPTRYDPIRHPSAARERQQFVLDRMRELDEITSEEADEASDAPIATFAPRHDLHAPHFVFRVLDLLDETYPDLLTGGYAITTTLDPALQSVAEDSVFRQLGKLTDSHVTNAAAVAVDPGSGEVLAYVGGADYWDEGIDGAVNMAAAKRQPGSALKPFAYFAAFMRGIITPGTLIDDAPVRYDVPLEGQSGTGVYVPRNYGYKLHGLVAARDALGSSLNIPAVKVVDALGLNAFFGTLARFGLVFPEAPEHYGLGIVLGGGEVTLEEATNAYAALSRATTALPLSFVREVRDRHGAVVSVQASAPREMFEPFDRLRARQAAALVTDILSDKTARALSFGETSRMEIGKPVAAKTGTTKDFRDNWAFGYTSDFALGVWAGNADNSPMYGVSGVSGAIPIWHDIMAFRYRYADPAARAGVSGLVSRDLCLETGLLATPSIPQGRPEEARGATASCEKTRTELFIGGTEPDAATQAEAVILAEPSDRQVRSLVE, encoded by the coding sequence ATGTCACGCTTCAGGTTCACGAAAAGACAAGCGATCGCCGCTGCCGTGGCCTGCCTCGCTACCGTCTTCGGCTTCGCGCTCTGGAGCGTCGTCCCGACCTTGGGCGCGCCGCCGCTGCCCGTGCCCACCACCGTGCTCGCGAGCGACGGCTCCGTGCTCTACGAGGCGAATGCTTCCGACGAGGAAACCGCCGCGCCGGTCGCGCTCGACGCGATGCCACCGCGGCTTATCGAGGCCGTGCTTGCGGCCGAGGACAAGCGGTTTTATGCGCATCACGGCATCGACTGGCTCGCGCTCGCCCGCGCCGCGAAGGACGACGTCGTCGCAGGGCGCGTGGTGAGCGGCGGCAGCACGATCGAACAGCAGATCATCAAGAACCAGTTCTTTCCCGGCGAGCCGCGCACCGTCATCCAAAAGGCGCGCGAACTGGTCGCGGCGCGCTGGTGGTCGCTCACCCATGCGAAGGACGCGACGCTCGAGCGGTACCTGAACTCGGTGTACCTCGGGAACAACGTGTCCGGGGTGCAGGCCGCCAGCCGCGAGTACTTCCACAAGGAAGCGACGGACCTGTCGCTTCCAGAGGCGGCCTTGCTTGCCGGCGTCATCGGCGCGCCCACGCGCTACGATCCGATCCGCCACCCATCCGCGGCCCGCGAACGGCAGCAGTTCGTGCTCGACCGCATGCGCGAGCTGGACGAGATCACGTCGGAAGAGGCCGATGAAGCGTCGGATGCGCCGATTGCCACGTTCGCCCCGCGACACGACCTGCACGCCCCGCATTTCGTCTTTCGCGTCCTCGACCTCTTGGACGAGACGTACCCAGACCTCCTCACGGGCGGATATGCCATAACCACCACCTTGGACCCGGCGCTGCAGTCCGTCGCGGAAGATTCGGTCTTTCGCCAGCTCGGGAAGCTGACGGACAGCCATGTGACGAATGCCGCGGCCGTCGCGGTGGATCCCGGCTCTGGCGAGGTGCTCGCCTATGTCGGCGGGGCGGACTATTGGGACGAGGGAATCGACGGAGCCGTGAACATGGCCGCGGCCAAGCGCCAGCCCGGGTCCGCGCTCAAGCCGTTCGCGTATTTCGCCGCCTTCATGCGCGGGATCATCACCCCAGGCACGCTCATCGACGACGCGCCGGTGCGCTATGACGTCCCGCTCGAGGGCCAGTCCGGCACCGGCGTCTACGTCCCGCGCAACTACGGCTACAAGCTCCACGGGCTCGTGGCCGCGCGCGACGCGCTCGGGAGCTCACTCAATATCCCGGCGGTGAAGGTGGTGGACGCGCTGGGACTGAACGCGTTTTTCGGCACGCTCGCGCGGTTCGGGCTCGTATTTCCGGAAGCGCCGGAGCATTACGGGCTCGGCATCGTGCTCGGCGGTGGGGAAGTGACGCTCGAGGAGGCGACGAACGCGTACGCCGCCCTTTCCCGCGCGACCACTGCGCTTCCGCTCTCGTTCGTGCGCGAAGTGCGGGACCGCCATGGGGCGGTCGTGTCCGTCCAGGCGAGCGCGCCGCGGGAGATGTTCGAGCCCTTCGACAGGCTCCGGGCCCGCCAAGCCGCCGCGCTCGTCACCGACATCCTGTCGGACAAGACGGCCCGCGCGCTCTCCTTCGGGGAGACGTCGCGGATGGAAATCGGGAAGCCTGTGGCGGCGAAGACCGGCACGACCAAGGATTTCCGCGATAACTGGGCGTTCGGGTACACGAGCGACTTCGCGCTCGGCGTGTGGGCCGGGAACGCGGACAACTCGCCGATGTACGGCGTGAGCGGCGTGTCCGGCGCGATCCCGATCTGGCATGACATCATGGCGTTCCGCTATCGGTACGCGGATCCCGCCGCGCGCGCCGGCGTGTCCGGCCTCGTTTCGCGCGACCTCTGCCTTGAGACCGGCTTGCTCGCGACCCCTTCGATTCCTCAGGGTCGCCCCGAGGAGGCTCGAGGGGCGACCGCCTCCTGCGAGAAGACGCGCACGGAGCTGTTCATCGGCGGGACCGAGCCGGACGCCGCGACGCAGGCGGAAGCGGTCATCCTCGCCGAGCCCTCCGATAGACAGGTGCGCAGCCTCGTGGAATAA
- the murC gene encoding UDP-N-acetylmuramate--L-alanine ligase produces the protein MRMFEGMKRVHFVGIGGIGVSAIAKLCLSRGIRVSGSDVHASAITEDLVRRGASVVTGTGTRPALDGVDLFVYSPAVPETDPERVEAKRRGIRQMSYPEALGELSRTTKTVVVTGTNGKSTTTAMLGLILEAAGMDPTVIVGSLVPGFPDGNLRVGAHDLLVVEGCESQANVLNLSPEAAVLTNVEEDHLDYYRDIDHIRDTFQAFVAKATGPVVWNADDPQSRRLKLKDGMSYAMEAEADVKGANRQVEAGEQAVEVMRHGVKIGSLTLRVPGAFNVMNALAATTMALELGVPFETCRKVLEGFAGIWRRFERVGSFHGAEVISDYGHHPTAIRATIAAAREFFPGRRIVLCFQPHQHSRTLELKGDFIAALPEADVVVVPEIYGVSGRTGEEAKRISSRDLVNGIKKAHPDQDVRYAKDLDEAQRTLGEIVKRGDVVIMQGAGDVDDLARRIAR, from the coding sequence ATGCGTATGTTCGAGGGGATGAAACGGGTGCATTTCGTGGGAATCGGAGGGATCGGGGTGAGCGCGATCGCCAAGCTTTGCCTCTCCCGCGGCATCCGGGTGAGCGGGTCTGACGTGCATGCGTCCGCGATCACGGAAGACCTCGTCCGGCGCGGCGCGTCGGTCGTCACGGGGACCGGGACGCGACCGGCCCTGGACGGCGTCGACCTGTTCGTGTATTCGCCGGCGGTGCCGGAGACCGATCCCGAACGCGTCGAAGCGAAGCGTCGCGGCATCCGCCAGATGTCCTATCCCGAGGCGCTTGGGGAGTTGTCGCGGACCACGAAGACCGTCGTCGTGACGGGCACCAATGGAAAGAGCACCACCACGGCCATGCTCGGGCTTATCCTGGAGGCTGCCGGCATGGATCCCACCGTGATCGTCGGATCCCTCGTGCCGGGATTCCCCGACGGCAACCTGCGGGTGGGCGCGCATGACCTTCTCGTCGTCGAGGGGTGCGAATCCCAGGCGAACGTCCTCAACCTGTCGCCTGAAGCCGCCGTCCTCACGAACGTCGAGGAAGACCATTTGGATTATTACCGCGACATCGACCACATCCGAGACACGTTTCAAGCGTTCGTCGCCAAGGCGACCGGTCCCGTGGTGTGGAACGCCGATGACCCGCAAAGCCGGCGGCTGAAGTTGAAGGACGGGATGAGCTACGCCATGGAAGCGGAGGCCGACGTGAAAGGCGCGAACCGCCAGGTCGAGGCAGGGGAGCAGGCGGTCGAGGTGATGCGCCACGGCGTGAAGATCGGGTCGCTCACGCTTCGCGTGCCCGGCGCCTTCAACGTCATGAACGCGCTCGCGGCCACCACCATGGCGCTCGAGCTCGGCGTGCCGTTCGAGACGTGCCGCAAGGTCCTTGAGGGCTTCGCGGGCATCTGGCGGCGGTTCGAGCGCGTCGGTTCGTTCCACGGAGCAGAGGTCATTTCCGACTACGGCCACCACCCCACGGCGATTCGTGCCACCATCGCGGCCGCGCGCGAGTTCTTCCCGGGCCGCCGCATCGTGCTGTGCTTCCAGCCGCACCAACATTCGAGGACGCTGGAATTGAAGGGCGATTTCATCGCCGCGCTGCCGGAGGCGGACGTCGTCGTGGTCCCGGAGATCTATGGCGTGTCCGGCCGTACCGGAGAGGAAGCGAAACGGATTTCCAGCCGCGACCTGGTGAACGGGATCAAGAAGGCGCATCCGGACCAGGACGTCCGCTACGCGAAGGACTTGGACGAGGCGCAAAGGACCCTCGGGGAAATCGTGAAGCGAGGGGACGTCGTCATCATGCAGGGCGCCGGGGACGTGGACGACCTCGCCCGGCGTATCGCCCGCTGA
- the murB gene encoding UDP-N-acetylmuramate dehydrogenase, with translation MDDLTLQLQAVFGEALKEHEPMAKHTNFRIGGPARWFAAVTSEGELTRALDLCDARGIPWFVMGGGSNSLFADEEFPGLVMQMAMRKTDIVGTRVTAEAGVLMVGLARATADAGLAGLEWAISLPGTVGGAVRGNAGCFGGETKDHLASVRLLRGNKFIDVPASDLDMGYRHSALKGSHDIVLSATFELTQGDASALKAAQADILAKRKASQPLYAGSAGCLFKNVELKADADLQRASSLSDIPGAKEMLASRRLSAGWLIDKAGMKGTRVGDAQVSETHGNFIVNLGAARAADVRALAARVKEAVHARFGIDLEEEVQWVGEKADKASGGQGLRRFS, from the coding sequence ATGGACGACCTCACCCTCCAGCTCCAAGCCGTCTTCGGCGAAGCGCTCAAGGAGCATGAGCCGATGGCCAAGCACACGAATTTCCGCATCGGAGGGCCGGCGCGGTGGTTCGCGGCCGTGACGAGCGAGGGTGAGCTCACGCGCGCGCTCGACCTGTGCGATGCGCGGGGGATTCCCTGGTTCGTGATGGGTGGTGGGTCGAATTCGCTGTTCGCGGACGAGGAGTTCCCGGGGCTGGTGATGCAGATGGCGATGCGCAAGACGGACATCGTCGGCACGCGCGTCACGGCCGAAGCGGGAGTCCTGATGGTCGGCCTTGCCAGGGCGACGGCGGACGCGGGCCTCGCCGGCCTCGAATGGGCCATTTCGCTCCCGGGAACCGTGGGAGGCGCCGTGCGCGGGAATGCCGGCTGCTTCGGCGGGGAGACCAAGGATCACCTGGCGTCCGTCCGTCTCCTGCGCGGGAACAAGTTCATCGATGTTCCTGCCTCCGACTTGGACATGGGGTATCGTCACTCGGCCCTTAAGGGTTCCCATGACATCGTCCTGTCCGCGACGTTCGAACTCACGCAGGGCGACGCCTCCGCGCTCAAGGCCGCGCAGGCGGACATCCTTGCCAAGCGGAAGGCGTCGCAGCCGCTGTATGCCGGCAGCGCCGGGTGCCTGTTCAAGAACGTGGAACTGAAGGCCGACGCGGACCTGCAACGAGCGTCGTCGCTTTCCGATATACCTGGTGCCAAAGAGATGCTGGCCAGCCGGCGGCTGTCCGCCGGCTGGCTCATCGACAAGGCCGGGATGAAAGGCACACGCGTGGGTGACGCGCAGGTTTCCGAGACGCATGGCAATTTCATCGTGAACCTCGGCGCCGCGAGGGCGGCGGACGTCCGGGCGCTCGCGGCAAGAGTGAAGGAGGCCGTCCATGCCCGATTTGGCATCGATCTGGAGGAGGAGGTACAGTGGGTTGGAGAGAAGGCGGACAAGGCCTCAGGCGGACAAGGCCTCAGGCGTTTTTCCTGA
- the raiA gene encoding ribosome-associated translation inhibitor RaiA, with amino-acid sequence MKLISIKGTQIELTDAIKDYVNVKLEAIEKFTTDFGEAAQISIECGRTSGHHNKGNVYRCEMNLQVPGKLLRAEREAEDLYEAIDFVKDELIRQIKDHKGILADAHRGSRPDKA; translated from the coding sequence ATGAAACTCATTTCCATCAAGGGGACGCAGATCGAGCTCACCGATGCCATCAAGGATTACGTCAACGTCAAGCTCGAGGCGATCGAGAAGTTCACCACGGATTTCGGGGAGGCCGCGCAGATCAGCATCGAGTGCGGACGCACGAGCGGGCATCACAACAAGGGGAACGTGTACCGTTGCGAGATGAACCTCCAGGTGCCCGGGAAGCTGTTGCGCGCCGAGCGCGAGGCCGAGGACCTGTACGAGGCGATCGACTTCGTGAAAGACGAGCTCATCCGCCAGATCAAGGACCACAAGGGGATCCTCGCCGATGCGCATCGGGGATCGCGGCCCGACAAGGCGTAG
- the secA gene encoding preprotein translocase subunit SecA, protein MQKLFNLVFGDPNKKVVDGLRKDAERITALEPAMTALSDGELRATTARLRERLAKGESLDALSFEAFAAAREAGKRALKQRHYDVQLMGGLALYRGGIAEMRTGEGKTLTATLALFAHALAGKGAHLVTVNDYLAKRDATWMGQVFNALGMSVGVIQHDAAFLVEAGALRPVPRREAYAADVTYGTNNEFGFDYLRDNMAPTLAACVQRGLHFAIVDEVDSILIDEARTPLIISAPAEESNQMYVTFAAIMKTLVENRDYNVDEKMRSATFTAEGIEKVERALGIDNLYAAGINLQHFADNALRAHTLYKRDVNYVVKEGQVVIVDEFTGRLMPGRRFGEGQHQSIEAKEGVAIQRESMTLATITFQNLFRCYETLSGMTGTAATEAEEFSKIYKLEVTTIPTNIDTRRIDLTDRVYKTEAAKYRAVVDEVKRRHAIGQPVLVGTVSIEKNELLGQLLTLAGVPFNLLNAKNHEKEAEVIAQAGAPGAVTIATNMAGRGVDIMLGGNPPDPMQAEKVKELGGLFVMGTERHESRRIDNQLRGRSGRQGDPGTTQFFISLEDDLMRIFGGDRTRKIMDALKIPEDVPIENGMVMSTIEKNQTRVEGHHFDTRKHILEYDDVLNKHRGVIYERRRDVLTAFETGGPLELREKVMELVEGEVEQVVLFHTGETLSAVDAKGPGDWDVKEIVETMKTIVPLSPAHLDRLNALTLMATKDKMHVAQQRTAAIEEVMKAVKESYDQLETHFPDRAQLRAIERGVILRAMDTLWIDHLSAMSALRHGIGLQGYGQRDPLVEYKKESYQMFQRLLAAVNQEVVYTFFKAATHAIAQQRAQEELTKSVFERAGVQLQGAVTESAPASTSSSSPSSSSSSDKVGRNDLCPCGSGLKYKRCHGK, encoded by the coding sequence ATGCAAAAGCTGTTCAATCTCGTCTTCGGCGACCCGAACAAGAAGGTGGTGGATGGCCTCCGTAAGGACGCCGAACGCATCACGGCGCTCGAGCCCGCGATGACCGCGCTCTCCGATGGCGAGCTGCGCGCCACCACGGCGAGGCTGCGCGAGCGCCTGGCAAAGGGCGAGTCGCTCGACGCGCTCTCCTTCGAGGCGTTCGCCGCGGCCCGCGAGGCCGGCAAGCGCGCGCTCAAGCAGCGCCATTACGACGTGCAGCTCATGGGCGGCCTCGCGCTCTATCGGGGCGGCATCGCCGAGATGCGCACGGGCGAGGGAAAGACGCTCACGGCGACCTTGGCGCTCTTCGCGCATGCGCTCGCGGGGAAGGGGGCGCACCTCGTGACCGTCAACGACTACCTGGCTAAACGCGACGCCACGTGGATGGGCCAGGTGTTCAACGCGCTGGGCATGAGCGTGGGCGTGATCCAGCACGATGCCGCCTTCCTGGTCGAGGCGGGAGCCCTGCGCCCCGTGCCGCGTCGCGAAGCCTACGCCGCCGACGTCACCTACGGCACCAACAACGAGTTCGGGTTCGACTACTTGCGCGACAACATGGCGCCCACGCTCGCGGCCTGCGTGCAGCGCGGGCTGCATTTCGCGATCGTCGACGAGGTGGACTCCATCCTGATCGACGAGGCGCGCACCCCGCTCATCATCTCGGCCCCGGCCGAGGAGTCGAACCAGATGTACGTCACCTTCGCGGCGATCATGAAGACGCTTGTCGAGAACCGGGATTACAACGTGGACGAGAAGATGCGTTCCGCCACGTTCACGGCCGAGGGGATCGAGAAGGTCGAGCGCGCGCTCGGCATCGACAACCTGTACGCGGCCGGGATCAACCTCCAGCATTTCGCGGACAACGCGCTGCGCGCGCACACGCTGTACAAGCGCGACGTGAATTACGTGGTGAAGGAAGGCCAGGTGGTGATCGTGGACGAGTTCACGGGCCGCCTCATGCCGGGCCGCCGTTTTGGCGAAGGGCAGCATCAGTCGATCGAAGCCAAGGAAGGCGTGGCCATCCAGCGCGAAAGCATGACGCTCGCCACCATCACCTTCCAGAACTTGTTCCGCTGCTACGAGACGCTCTCCGGCATGACCGGCACGGCCGCCACCGAGGCCGAGGAGTTTTCCAAGATCTACAAGTTGGAGGTGACCACCATCCCCACCAACATCGACACGCGACGCATCGACCTCACCGACCGCGTGTACAAGACGGAAGCGGCCAAGTACCGGGCCGTGGTGGACGAAGTGAAGCGTCGCCACGCGATCGGCCAGCCGGTGCTCGTGGGTACCGTGTCCATCGAGAAGAACGAGCTGCTGGGACAGCTGCTTACGCTCGCCGGGGTCCCGTTCAACCTGCTCAACGCCAAGAACCACGAGAAGGAAGCCGAGGTCATCGCCCAGGCCGGCGCGCCGGGGGCGGTGACGATCGCCACCAACATGGCCGGCCGCGGCGTGGACATCATGCTGGGCGGCAACCCGCCGGACCCGATGCAGGCCGAGAAGGTGAAGGAGCTCGGAGGCCTGTTCGTGATGGGCACCGAACGTCACGAGTCCCGCCGCATCGACAACCAGTTGCGCGGACGCTCCGGCCGCCAGGGCGACCCGGGCACCACGCAGTTCTTCATCAGCCTGGAGGACGACCTCATGCGCATCTTCGGCGGCGACCGCACGCGCAAGATCATGGACGCGCTCAAGATCCCGGAAGACGTGCCGATCGAGAACGGGATGGTGATGAGCACCATCGAAAAGAACCAGACCCGCGTGGAGGGCCACCATTTCGACACGCGCAAGCACATCCTCGAGTACGACGACGTGCTCAACAAGCACCGCGGGGTCATCTACGAGCGCCGCCGCGACGTGCTCACCGCGTTCGAGACGGGCGGGCCGCTTGAGTTGCGCGAAAAGGTGATGGAGCTGGTGGAGGGGGAAGTGGAACAGGTGGTGCTGTTCCACACCGGGGAGACGTTGAGCGCCGTCGATGCCAAGGGTCCTGGGGATTGGGACGTGAAGGAGATCGTGGAGACGATGAAGACCATCGTCCCGCTTTCGCCCGCGCATCTGGACAGGCTCAACGCGCTCACGCTCATGGCTACCAAGGACAAGATGCATGTGGCGCAGCAGCGCACGGCGGCCATCGAGGAAGTGATGAAGGCCGTGAAGGAAAGCTACGACCAGCTCGAGACCCACTTCCCGGACCGCGCCCAGCTTCGCGCCATCGAGCGCGGAGTGATCCTGCGCGCCATGGACACGCTCTGGATCGACCACCTCTCCGCCATGAGCGCGCTGCGCCACGGCATCGGGCTGCAAGGCTACGGCCAGCGCGATCCGCTCGTCGAGTACAAGAAGGAGTCCTACCAGATGTTCCAGCGCCTCCTTGCCGCCGTGAACCAGGAGGTGGTCTACACCTTCTTCAAGGCCGCCACTCACGCCATCGCGCAACAGCGCGCGCAGGAGGAGCTCACGAAGTCCGTCTTCGAACGGGCCGGCGTGCAGCTTCAGGGCGCGGTCACCGAATCCGCCCCCGCCTCAACCTCCTCCAGCTCCCCAAGCTCTTCAAGCTCCTCTGACAAAGTCGGCCGCAACGACTTGTGTCCGTGCGGGAGTGGGCTCAAGTACAAGCGCTGTCACGGGAAATAG
- a CDS encoding four helix bundle protein: protein MEESLIPAHGGYRKLKSFQTTTIVYDLTVDFCKRFVKEYRMKDQMVQAARSGRQNIAEGCQASGTSKKTELKLIGVARASLEELLLDFEDYLRQHQLARWEKDHPKALSVRAYGYEDNRSFSTYKSYVETAESAANTAICLIHQANYLLDQQLRALEKRFMEEGGFTERLYRMRKENRDGT from the coding sequence ATGGAGGAATCGCTCATTCCCGCGCACGGCGGGTATCGTAAACTCAAATCGTTCCAGACGACGACGATCGTCTATGACTTAACGGTCGATTTTTGCAAACGATTCGTGAAGGAGTATCGGATGAAAGATCAGATGGTCCAGGCGGCCCGTTCGGGACGGCAGAACATCGCGGAGGGGTGCCAGGCATCCGGCACGTCCAAGAAAACCGAACTGAAACTGATTGGCGTGGCACGAGCGAGCCTTGAGGAGTTGTTGTTGGATTTCGAGGATTACTTGCGCCAGCACCAGCTGGCCCGATGGGAAAAGGATCACCCGAAGGCGTTGAGCGTCCGCGCGTACGGCTACGAAGACAATAGATCCTTTTCGACCTATAAGTCCTATGTGGAAACGGCTGAGAGCGCCGCGAACACCGCTATCTGCCTGATTCACCAGGCCAACTACCTGCTGGATCAGCAGCTTCGTGCGCTTGAAAAGCGGTTCATGGAAGAAGGCGGATTCACCGAACGGCTTTACAGGATGCGAAAGGAAAATCGTGACGGGACTTAA
- a CDS encoding DUF3850 domain-containing protein, which produces MAVVRKKILPKFFEAVLSGKKNYELRLNDFDISEGDTLILEEINEKTRERTGRTIEKVVTRVGRFKIDELFWPREEILEKGLQIISFN; this is translated from the coding sequence ATGGCTGTCGTGCGAAAAAAAATTTTGCCGAAGTTTTTCGAAGCGGTTCTTTCTGGTAAGAAGAACTACGAGCTTCGGCTGAATGATTTCGACATTTCCGAAGGAGACACGCTGATTTTGGAGGAAATCAATGAAAAAACCCGCGAGCGGACTGGTCGTACGATCGAGAAGGTCGTCACGCGGGTCGGTCGGTTCAAGATCGATGAATTGTTTTGGCCAAGGGAAGAAATCCTGGAAAAGGGACTCCAGATCATTTCGTTCAATTGA
- a CDS encoding serine hydrolase family protein, whose amino-acid sequence MSRVIVVHGWGDSPEINWMPWLKAELEKRSFSVLVPEMPDTEHPNIDKWVGKLREVVGVSSADTILVGHSIGCQTIMRYLATSDMKVGRVVFVAPWFTLIGLEDEEVLVARPWLNTPIDFEAVKRSAAEIVAIFSDDDPVVPIENERMFHESLGARTIVVHGKGHFDDAEAPEVLAEIVR is encoded by the coding sequence ATGTCTCGCGTCATCGTCGTCCATGGGTGGGGAGATTCGCCGGAAATCAACTGGATGCCTTGGTTGAAAGCTGAGCTCGAAAAACGGAGCTTCAGCGTTCTTGTTCCCGAAATGCCTGACACCGAGCACCCGAATATCGACAAATGGGTCGGGAAACTTCGTGAGGTCGTCGGGGTATCCAGCGCGGACACGATCCTTGTTGGTCACAGCATCGGCTGTCAGACTATCATGCGGTATCTTGCGACATCCGACATGAAAGTCGGCCGCGTGGTTTTCGTGGCGCCATGGTTCACATTGATAGGCCTTGAGGACGAGGAGGTGCTGGTGGCCAGGCCTTGGCTCAACACACCCATCGACTTCGAGGCGGTAAAGCGTTCGGCAGCGGAAATCGTTGCGATTTTTTCCGACGATGACCCCGTGGTGCCCATCGAGAACGAACGGATGTTCCATGAAAGCCTTGGCGCTCGAACGATTGTCGTACATGGCAAAGGACATTTCGACGACGCCGAAGCGCCCGAAGTCCTGGCCGAGATCGTTCGTTGA
- a CDS encoding NUDIX hydrolase has translation MKSEHLMADIPCKAFVERDGKILFVQEADGPWALPGGRIHVGEMPREALKREIREELGVDIEVGDPFDVTVFTSKSGLAHLVVAFHATIAEGQELVADPSEVAAIEWVGIEEILTRTMHIGSRSIIERLAKRGTP, from the coding sequence ATGAAATCCGAGCATCTGATGGCGGACATCCCGTGCAAGGCGTTCGTCGAACGCGACGGGAAAATCCTGTTCGTCCAGGAAGCAGACGGTCCGTGGGCCCTGCCCGGAGGCCGCATCCATGTGGGCGAGATGCCGCGCGAGGCGTTGAAGAGGGAAATCCGGGAGGAGCTTGGCGTGGATATCGAGGTGGGCGATCCGTTCGACGTCACGGTGTTCACGAGCAAGTCCGGGCTGGCGCATCTGGTGGTCGCGTTTCATGCGACAATCGCTGAGGGCCAGGAGCTCGTGGCGGACCCGAGTGAAGTCGCGGCCATCGAATGGGTCGGGATCGAGGAGATTCTTACGAGGACCATGCACATCGGATCTCGCTCGATCATCGAACGGCTTGCGAAGCGGGGTACCCCTTGA